In the genome of Danio rerio strain Tuebingen ecotype United States chromosome 23, GRCz12tu, whole genome shotgun sequence, one region contains:
- the ccdc30 gene encoding uncharacterized protein ccdc30 isoform X13, giving the protein MLEQEGLAEISQSSASEQVAYLLVERATLLERLEAAERKLDTQTLTGNLREVHLQEELDHIRHTLEEELGQQKENMNKVHGEELGRERKRLERDLEEASNRLAMAHKEIRHLTDELDVARKVQNFCAPDLQKTGEEVEQLKQEVDKLKQCDMVELQKAKERNERLDGEIRVLRDRVRSLDTERRTLLKLVEQSNLHSTQGISVSLEHNKIQSIQSVGNNVNRDSSLAEEDEILHKRCRRESEDKDSRLRELERRLQKQQREHEDLVERNEELEALLGEAQNTTKDEREHHECEIEGLQRKIKSIEEELRKRDNKKVEKKDEDLFRGTDSEISESIQERLKFLESRLTEEKGWRKQLEVDLSVAKAALKKEKEVMQRDHEELKRLRVEVQRLEVECRQGKTLNKNLTQVKGEKGILEEKVAQLERAQSRIQDDLTLQKENSQAEEDLRDSRGQVAELKSMVDKLRTELTRLEKEHNTLRDELMEKRGLVLQLQKELSEKAHERLQTDGEKERLSLELLHLQQQLQYTREQIPRSAQEHTANHKATAQNEGSCQLACVKSEVSKLHSTLEEERQLASQHQLALQAQIAEAQSRVKAQDSLLQQKGEENKQLKQDLQRTQHLFTSAERELRYEREKNLDLKRHIALLDQEKVKLCAELKQAQAKVAQHEGNAAGQVAELERLQQRARDLELEMARSSQNRQTNSSLMDELNSQRSRVIAADKKVVELQQQLKNALHQLRLEEARSGETSKLERDTRDMSDNLSALRAHLQEEQLQRKLLEQKDEELQQHVRSLRAKEASLVRTNLEISHRVQELETRLQVMESELNTAREEQRSGQKSCHRLEEQLLSAQHESERLQEELKLVVQQLDTNVRRYNEKQSQQKTKLRRAKQIFMKTVSQHEQRIQQLENDLALATSLSEKEKDWIRTVTEENEQLLLERRELLQRISEAEEMGNNGLRTATTTQQRVKFLEMENKQLQEKTLTLANQIGILDRALRNLQSVCTVEEVKKMFPSGAHQDGLLRTSTPSPQPGLCDSWGILDAIRRVKVGESGVKSMEISSSVPVSQSTEIGYLNLTSPLTPNSRLEQEESLSATSDEA; this is encoded by the exons ATGCTGGAACAGGAGGGTCTAGCAGAGATCAGCCAGAGCAGTGCCAGTGAGCAGGTGGCGTATCTGCTGGTGGAGAGAGCTACTCTACTGGAGAGACTGGAGGCTGCTGAAAGAAAGCTGGACACTCAGACCCTTACTGGAAACCTCAGAGAAGTCCATCTACAG GAGGAGCTGGATCATATTCGTCACACACTAGAAGAGGAACTCGGACAGCAAAAGGAAAACATGAATAAG GTTCACGGTGAAGAGCTTGGTAGAGAACGAAAGAGGCTGGAGAGAGATCTGGAAGAGGCATCGAATCGTCTTGCTATGGCACACAAAGAGATTCGCCACCTGACCGATGAACTAGATGTCGCTCGTAAGGTCCAGAACTTTTGTG cACCAGATCTGCAGAAAACTGGGGAGGAGGTAGAGCAATTAAAACAGGAAGTGGATAAGCTGAAACAGTGTG ATATGGTGGAGCTGCAGAAGGCGAAGGAACGTAATGAAAGACTGGACGGGGAGATTCGTGTGTTAAGGGATAGAGTTCGCTCTTTGGACACAGAGAGGAGAACTCTTCTTAAACTG GTTGAACAATCAAATCTGCACTCGACTCAAGGGATCAGTGTGTCATTGGAGcacaataaaatacaatctaTACAG AGTGTCGGGAATAATGTCAATCGTGATTCATCACTGGCTGAAGAGGATGAGATACTCCACAAAAG GTGTCGGAGAGAGTCTGAGGATAAGGACAGTCGACTGCGAGAGCTGGAGAGGAGGTTGCAGAAGCAGCAGCGGGAGCACGAGGACCTGGTGGAGCGCAATGAAGAGCTGGAGGCACTGCTGGGGGAGGCGCAGAACACAACTAAGGATGAGCGAGAACACCATGAGTGTGAGATAGAGGGCTTACAGAGAAAG ATCAAAAGTATTGAGGAAGAACTGAGAAAGAGGGACAATAAGAAAGTTGAAAAAAAGGATGAAGATCTGTTTCGAGGGACTGACTCTGAG ATTAGCGAGAGCATTCAAGAAAGGCTTAAGTTCCTTGAGAGTCGTCTTACTGAAGAAAAGGGTTGGAGGAAACAGCTGGAAGTGGATCTATCTGTAGCCAAGGCTGCTCTCAAAAAGGAAAAAGAG GTTATGCAAAGAGACCATGAGGAGCTGAAGAGATTACGTGTAGAGGTTCAGAGGCTGGAGGTGGAATGTCGTCAAGGGAAGACTCTTAACAAGAACCTCACGCAGGTTAAAGGAGAAAAGGGAATTTTGGAAGAAAAA GTGGCCCAGTTGGAGCGTGCTCAGTCTCGAATCCAGGATGACCTGACCCTTCAGAAAGAGAACAGCCAGGCTGAAGAGGACCTGAGAGACAGCAGGGGACAGGTGGCAGAGCTTAAGTCCATGGTGGACAAGCTGCGAACAGAACTGACTCGTCTAGAGAAGGAGCACAACACCCTCAG AGATGAGCTGATGGAGAAGCGTGGACTTGTGCTGCAGCTGCAGAAGGAGCTCAGTGAGAAAGCCCATGAGAGGCTTCAGACCGATGGAGAGAAGGAGAGACTCAGTCTGGAACTCCTGCATCTGCAGCAGCAGCTCCAGTACACCAGAGAACAGATACCCAGATCTGCACAGGAACATACAGCTAACCACAAGGCCACTGCTCAGAATGAAGGAAGTTGTCAG CTGGCCTGTGTGAAGTCAGAGGTGAGTAAACTACACTCCACCCTGGAGGAGGAGAGACAGCTGGCCAGTCAACACCAGCTGGCCCTGCAGGCCCAGATTGCTGAAGCTCAATCCCGGGTTAAG GCTCAAGACTCACTTCTACAGCAAAAAGGAGAAGAGAACAAACAGCTAAAACAGGACCTGCAGAGAACCCAGCACCTCTTCACCTCGGCTGAGCGAGAGCTACGCTACGAGAGAGAGAAAAATCTTGACCTTAAGAGACACATTGCACTCCTAGACCAGGAGAAGGTCAag CTGTGTGCAGAGCTGAAGCAGGCCCAGGCCAAAGTAGCCCAGCATGAGGGGAACGCAGCAGGACAGGTGGCAGAGCTGGAGCGACTCCAGCAGAGGGCCAGAGATCTGGAGCTGGAGATGGCCAGAAGCTCTCAGAACCGTCAGACAAACAGCAGCCTAATGGATGAGCTTAATTCACAGAGGTCACGTGTGATCGCTGCTGACAAGAAG GTTGTTGAACTGCAGCAGCAACTGAAAAATGCTCTGCACCAACTGCGCCTGGAGGAGGCCAGATCAGGAGAAACCAGCAAACTGGAGAGAGACACCAGAGACATGTCTGATAACCTGTCTGCTCTCAGAGCCCATTTGCAAGAGGAGCAGTTACAGAG GAAATTACTTGAGCAGAAGGATGAGGAGCTCCAGCAGCATGTGCGCTCATTGCGGGCCAAGGAGGCAAGTTTGGTACGCACCAACTTGGAAATATCTCACCGTGTACAGGAGTTGGAGACTCGACTGCAGGTCATGGAGAGTGAACTTAACACAGCTAGAGAAGAG CAGAGAAGCGGCCAGAAGAGCTGCCACAGGCTGGAAGAACAGCTGCTGTCTGCCCAGCACGAGTCTGAGAGACTGCAGGAAGAGCTGAAGCTGGTCGTCCAGCAGCTTGACACAAATGTCAG GAGATACAATGAAAAACAGTCACAGCAGAAAACCAAGTTGCGCAGAGCTAAACAGATCTTCATGAAGACAGTCAGCCAACATGAGCAAAGGATCCAGCAGCTGGAAAATGATCTGGCTCTTGCAACAAGTCTCTCAGAGAAA GAGAAGGACTGGATTAGGACTGTAACAGAAGAAAACGAGCAACTCCTTCTGGAGAGACGAGAACTTCTTCAGCGAATAAGTGAGGCAGAGGAGATGGGGAACAATGGACTGAGAACCGCTACTACAACCCAGCAGAG AGTTAAATTCCTGGAAATGGAGAACAAACAGCTGCAGGAGAAAACTCTAACACTGGCCAATCAGATAGGAATTTTAGATCGTGCATTGAGAAACCTTCAGTCGGTGTGTACTGTTGAG GAGGTCAAGAAAatgtttccatctggagctcatCAAGATGGTTTGTTGCGAACATCAACTCCAAG TCCACAGCCTGGTCTCTGTGACTCATGGGGAATATTGGATGCCATCCGCAGAGTCAAAGTGGGTGAATCTGGAGTGAAGAGCATGGAGATCTCCTCATCTGTGCCTGTTTCACAGTCCACTGAGATAGGCTACCTGAACCTGACCTCCCCTCTGACTCCCAACAGCAGGTTAGAGCAGGAGGAGAGTCTCAGTGCCACAAGCGATGAGGCCTGA